The Thermococcus sp. DNA window CAATAGGCGCGATAGGAATAGCGCGCGTTTTTATGTATTCCGGCGAGCACGGAAGGGACATTGAGGCTTCCCTCAGGCACTTCGAGGAGAAAATCCTCAAGCTCAAAGACCTCATGTACACCGAAACGGCAAAGCGTATCGCCGAAGAAAGGCACAACTTTACGGTGGAATTCATCGAGAGGATAAGGCGGGAAATCGAGGGCGAGCTTTGAGTTCTTTCTCTTTTCGCCTCGCATAATAACCTTTTTAAAGGGCTTCCTGAATTAAGGGTTAGCCCATCAAGGTCATTCTAAGGAGGTGAGAACGTGAAGGCGCCAATCTGTGAGGTTTGTCTCAAGACCGACGACATTCTTTGCCCCGCTGATGAAAAGAAACTTCAAGAGGGTATAATCTCCGAGCTGGACGTTAAGGTCGCACGCTTACTCTACAAGCTTCTTGGAGATGTGGACATCGAGTTTAAGAAGGCCGTCGAGGCTGGAGATCTTATCGTCATAGTCGTTGGCGAGGGAGACGTACCCATAACCATAGGCAAGGGCGGAAAGAACATAAAGACCCTCATTAGGGAGCTTGGTAAGCGCGTCAGGGTCATCGAGGGCATGAAGGCTGAGAGCACCGATGAACTCAAGAAGCTCGCCTCCGACCTGCTTTATCCCGCCGGCGTTTTCGGCGTTAACGTCGTTTACAGGCCCGGTGGCGAGACCTACTATAAAGTCCTCGTCTTCGGCAGGGACAGGAAGAAGCTCCCGGAGAAGCCGGAAATCCTTGAGA harbors:
- a CDS encoding KH domain-containing protein, which codes for MKAPICEVCLKTDDILCPADEKKLQEGIISELDVKVARLLYKLLGDVDIEFKKAVEAGDLIVIVVGEGDVPITIGKGGKNIKTLIRELGKRVRVIEGMKAESTDELKKLASDLLYPAGVFGVNVVYRPGGETYYKVLVFGRDRKKLPEKPEILESVLSQIVGKEVKISFV